A stretch of DNA from Telopea speciosissima isolate NSW1024214 ecotype Mountain lineage chromosome 5, Tspe_v1, whole genome shotgun sequence:
GAAttccaaaattgaaaccaaacgaATCGAACCGAGCAGGTTCGGTTTGAGTATTGAATTtcagaaccaatttggttttggaACACACCCACACTCTatggaaccgaaccgaataatCAATTCCAAACTGATTTAATTTACACCCTTATTTTGATCATATAAATCTAAAGGGCAATAGATCTTTGTCTGGTCGTGTAGAGCCTGCACCAACACAAGAGGTCAATAAGAGCGCGTGCAAGAGCATCtgattgaatgagattttttagttcagtGGGACTAAGTGGTAATTTCACGTGATCCTATGTCAGGATGGAATCTCTCTCTAACACGCCCGTGAATACATAAAATCATCTATGTATCATTCCATGTTTGTTTTAAGAGAAACGAAGATGATACTTCAACAACTATTATCCTCTTGAAGCaccgttttttttttaacagacaAAAGAATCGAACAATCAATCTTGTGGGGAAAAGTTCTCTTTGAGGGAGTGTATCGCTCCATCTCCTATGGAAGGCAGAAATCCtgcccccatgatgccaatatACATGCTCTCACTGGCCCATGCACGGATGGgctacactcccccacagagaacgccAACCCCAATCTTATTtaccaaaatgcatttttggctttgatttttattggcaaaacggatacggacatggatagtgctaaacggatacggacacagatacagatcgaatattttatctgtttacatgtaaatatagtttttcggagagctatagcctatccgtatccgtatccgtttagctttcggacgggtttagatagtgctaaacggatacgggatatggaaatggattttgactattcatttacatccctaattggaATCAACTACTACTTACTTGCCTTTTGCTGTCACATGTGGAATGAAAAACAAGATTGTCACCATTCTAGGTCTATGGTAGACATTTCTTAGTTAGCTCTCCTCCACTGCCACAATAAATAATAGAGTTCTATTGGATTTAAATggattttaaaaacaaaaattaagttttaaaatacttccttttcttttaatttgttttgtctCCAGTGTTGAACCTAAGACCTTTCCGATGTTGCTTTTGACAAGACAAATGAGTGAGAAATCTTTAGTCACACAATGTATTTGGAAGAGAGTGAAGTGATGCTTATATATTAGAATGAGAACTAAAAGGGCAGGCTCCATGACCTTACTATGCTCTCTTGTCTTTGAGGGTTTAGGCTTTATTTTCACACACCGGTGCACCGAGTTGGGTTGGGTCGTGGTGATGCAAGACACGGTGTTGACAAGTGTGTGTGTCTTGTTTTTTGGCTGCGGCTGCACTCAAGTCTCTGTTTGACATCTAAAGAGAATTCATTGACACATCTCTTGTACCTTTTTGGATGGGTGTTTCTAAGGGTATCtcttttctataaataaaagaCATCCTTGACACTTTAGAGATGATATTCTATGTGTCTTACTCTCTTCTCTCActcttttctcttgtttgtgtgtgtgaaGCTATGGCCAATGAATTTAATGCGTTAATGCACAATGGAACTTGGATGCTTGTGTCCCACCGCAATGATATGAATGTGATCGGTTGCAAATAAGTTTTTCGCACAAAAAGAAAAGCCGATGATTCGCTTGACAGGTACAAGGCCCGTTTGATAGCAAAatgatataatcaacaagaaagGATTGACTACAATGAAACATTTAGTCCTGTCATCAAACCAACCACAATTCGGTTGGTCCTTGCCATAGCTATTTCCAAGGGATGGCCAGTACGGCAACTAGATGTGCAAAATGCTTTTTTGCATGGTGATCTGAAAGAGGATGTATATATGAAGCAGCCGCTCGGTTTTATTGACCCCTCCTATCAAACCCATATCTGCAAATTGCACAAGtccttgtatggcttgaaacaagccccgAGAGCATGGTTTGACAAGCTAAGTtcctttcttttgaaaaatGGATTCCGAGCTTCAAAAACAGACACATCTCTCTTCATCTCAATACAGACAATGGGAACCATATATATTTtgatttatgtggatgacatcatcCTCACTGGGACTAGTGATGCCTTACTTCAACAATTTCTGCACAAAGTCGGTATGGCTTTTGCAATCAAAGACTTGGGGAGACTCAATTACTTCTTGGAAATCAACGTCGAATGGATGATTGATGGGATCGTCTTGTGTCAAGAGCAATACATTTACAACCTTCTCCACCGTACAAAGATGTTAGACTGTAAGTCTGTTTCTACACCAGCAGCCACTTCAACCACTCTCAGTCAATATGGTGGGGAACCCATGACGGATCCTACACAATATAGAAGTGTAGTAGGAGCACTACAATATGACACTCTCACAAGACCAGATATTCAAAATGCTGTCAATAGGGTTTGTCAATATATGCATAACCCCAGCACAACACATTGGATGGCCGTCAAGCGGATTTTGAGATATCTCAAATCAACAATTTCCCATGGAATTAAAATTCACAGAAATGCAAAGATTGAACTATCAGCCTTTTCTGACGCTGATTGGGCAGGGAGTCCAGATGACAGAAAATCAACTGGTGGATATGCAATATTCCTTGGTAACAACATCATCTCTTGGAGCTCCAAGAAACAATCAACAGTTGTACGATCCAGTACAGAGGCTGAATACAAGGCTCTAGCAAATGCCACTGCAGAAGTAACATGGCTCTAATCTTTACTCAAAGAACTGCAAGTGTATTTACCACATGCCCCTACtctatggtgtgacaacataGGGGTAACTTATTTAAGTGCCAACCTGGTCTTTCATGCAAGGACGaagcatgtggaaattgatttccactttgttcgAGACAAATTTGCTAAAGGAGATCTAACTGTCCGGTAGATATCCACCAAAgatcagttggctgatgtgtttaccAAACCTCTATCCTC
This window harbors:
- the LOC122663102 gene encoding uncharacterized mitochondrial protein AtMg00810-like, with protein sequence MGTIYILIYVDDIILTGTSDALLQQFLHKVGMAFAIKDLGRLNYFLEINVEWMIDGIVLCQEQYIYNLLHRTKMLDCKSVSTPAATSTTLSQYGGEPMTDPTQYRSVVGALQYDTLTRPDIQNAVNRVCQYMHNPSTTHWMAVKRILRYLKSTISHGIKIHRNAKIELSAFSDADWAGSPDDRKSTGGYAIFLGNNIISWSSKKQSTVVRSSTEAEYKALANATAEVTWL